In one Aminivibrio pyruvatiphilus genomic region, the following are encoded:
- a CDS encoding DtxR family transcriptional regulator: MAVSSRIEDYMETIFALEVSGKEATVTDLSNALGVAKATVVAAVRRLVAASMVTHERYGALRLTETGRERALHIYRRHEHLTFLFQDILGFERERAMAMACAMEHEMDEKAEARILGFVDYLVRARRDGREWVQDLLSVMGDERKLPRPLSMMPKGEKGVVSRVTADGPLRLRLFEMGFVPGTVVARRGEAPLGDPLTVDVRGAEVALRRIEAASVWICACPE, from the coding sequence ATGGCTGTATCCTCGAGGATAGAAGATTACATGGAAACCATCTTTGCCCTGGAGGTCTCGGGGAAGGAAGCCACTGTGACCGACCTCTCCAACGCTCTCGGCGTTGCCAAGGCGACGGTGGTCGCTGCAGTGAGGCGGCTGGTGGCCGCATCCATGGTCACCCACGAGCGGTACGGAGCCCTGCGGCTCACCGAGACCGGAAGGGAACGGGCCCTCCACATCTACAGGCGCCACGAACACCTGACCTTCCTTTTCCAGGACATCCTCGGCTTCGAACGTGAACGGGCCATGGCCATGGCCTGCGCCATGGAGCACGAGATGGACGAAAAGGCGGAGGCACGGATACTCGGGTTTGTGGATTATCTCGTCCGGGCCCGGAGGGACGGGCGGGAATGGGTTCAGGACCTCCTCTCCGTCATGGGAGACGAACGGAAGCTCCCCCGGCCCCTTTCCATGATGCCGAAGGGAGAAAAGGGCGTGGTTTCGCGGGTTACCGCCGACGGGCCGCTCCGCCTGAGGCTTTTCGAGATGGGCTTTGTTCCGGGAACCGTGGTAGCCAGAAGGGGAGAAGCCCCGCTGGGGGACCCTCTGACGGTTGATGTACGGGGGGCGGAAGTGGCTCTCAGGAGAATAGAGGCAGCATCAGTCTGGATATGTGCGTGTCCCGAATGA
- a CDS encoding FeoA family protein — protein sequence MCPITVMPEGSEVTVARVTGGGEASKRLSELGLVPGVQVSVVQNGGGPLLLKVGESRFALGQGMALKVFVDGACR from the coding sequence ATGTGTCCCATAACGGTTATGCCTGAAGGAAGCGAAGTGACTGTGGCCAGGGTCACGGGGGGCGGAGAAGCCTCGAAAAGGCTCTCGGAGCTGGGGCTCGTTCCCGGAGTGCAGGTCAGCGTGGTGCAGAACGGCGGAGGCCCCCTTCTTCTGAAAGTCGGGGAGTCCCGGTTTGCCCTCGGTCAGGGGATGGCGCTGAAGGTCTTCGTGGACGGCGCCTGCAGATAA
- a CDS encoding FeoA family protein: MGAFGGCCGTVTEKALSSLAVGEGGVVSKIGGDGGLKRRILEMGLVPGTEIRVERKAPLNDPVSVWFRGYELSLRVDEADAVFVRPKGCAGCGGGCK; this comes from the coding sequence ATGGGAGCTTTTGGCGGATGCTGCGGAACCGTGACCGAGAAGGCACTCAGTTCACTTGCCGTGGGTGAAGGCGGCGTGGTTTCGAAAATAGGCGGGGACGGCGGGCTCAAGAGACGTATTCTGGAAATGGGCCTTGTTCCCGGCACCGAGATTCGGGTGGAGCGGAAGGCTCCGCTGAACGATCCCGTTTCCGTATGGTTCAGGGGCTACGAGCTCAGCCTGAGGGTTGACGAGGCCGATGCCGTGTTCGTCCGCCCGAAGGGCTGCGCGGGATGCGGCGGGGGGTGCAAGTGA
- the feoB gene encoding ferrous iron transport protein B: MGYTVALTGNPNTGKTSLFNALTGSNQHVGNWPGVTVERKEGRFRIGDGEVKVVDLPGIYSLGAASLDEEIAADFLLRSRPDLAIVVADGSNLERSLYLAVQMLETGTPLVLALNMMDMAAEKGITIDVEKLSSLLGIPVVPTVARRKEGIEDLKKRVLQELKNRTAPLNSFSLPYGERLAPLFDSMEAFLSSKPELIPGLPARTAAVKFTEGDPAVLASAEAAGLRSELEAILSREGASVEASLGYDLQTAVIERRWGFVSGVTAESVTRDLSLKTRLSLSDRIDRVVTSRTLGLPLFFLVTWAIFRLTYALGDPLVEIFEGLFESLGERSAEFLAGAGLSGVLVSFIQDGLIGGVGSVVVFFPHIFILFAFIAVLEDSGYMARGAFVMDRLMHLMGLHGKSFIPMLMGFGCNVPSMMATRILERPRDRMITLLILPFMSCSARLPVFVLFSGAFFGAHAGTAVFSLYILGIMVAIGAAKILGSTLFKGESSQLVMELPPYHIPSTGMVLRHAWERGFLFLQKAGTFILLSVVAVWALASLPWGVEYGSEESLVGSIGKVLAPLFEPAGFGFWQAAVALFFGFLAKEVVVGTFGALLGAGEAGLTAALPTLFTPLSAYAFLVMTLLYVPCVAAVAAFRRETGSWKWTFFMIAYTTLVGYGGAVLVYQGGRLLGLG, translated from the coding sequence ATGGGCTACACGGTAGCCCTCACGGGAAACCCCAATACGGGCAAGACGAGCCTGTTCAACGCCCTGACGGGGTCGAACCAGCACGTGGGCAACTGGCCCGGAGTCACCGTGGAGCGGAAGGAAGGCCGGTTCAGGATAGGGGACGGCGAGGTGAAGGTGGTGGACCTGCCGGGGATCTACAGCCTCGGCGCAGCATCCCTCGACGAGGAGATCGCCGCGGATTTCCTTCTCCGGAGCCGCCCCGACCTGGCCATCGTGGTGGCCGACGGGTCCAACCTGGAGAGAAGCCTCTACCTGGCCGTGCAGATGCTGGAGACGGGGACGCCCCTGGTGCTCGCCCTGAACATGATGGACATGGCAGCGGAAAAGGGGATCACCATAGACGTGGAAAAACTGTCCTCCCTCCTCGGCATACCGGTGGTTCCCACGGTGGCCCGCCGGAAGGAGGGGATCGAGGATCTCAAGAAGAGAGTGCTCCAGGAGCTGAAGAACAGGACGGCGCCTCTGAATTCCTTCTCCCTGCCCTACGGCGAGAGGCTCGCCCCTCTTTTCGATAGCATGGAGGCCTTCCTCTCATCGAAACCGGAGCTGATTCCGGGGCTTCCCGCCCGCACGGCGGCGGTGAAGTTCACCGAAGGGGACCCCGCCGTTCTTGCTTCGGCGGAGGCGGCAGGCCTCCGCAGTGAACTGGAGGCCATTCTTTCCCGCGAAGGGGCTTCCGTGGAGGCATCCCTGGGGTACGACCTCCAGACGGCGGTGATCGAGCGGCGGTGGGGCTTTGTCTCGGGCGTGACCGCCGAGTCCGTCACCCGGGACCTCTCCCTGAAGACACGGCTCTCCCTTTCCGACAGGATCGACCGGGTGGTGACGTCGAGGACCCTCGGCCTTCCCCTGTTCTTCCTGGTGACATGGGCCATCTTCCGGCTCACCTATGCCCTGGGAGACCCCCTGGTGGAGATCTTCGAAGGGCTCTTCGAATCCCTTGGGGAGCGCTCCGCAGAATTCCTGGCCGGCGCCGGACTCTCCGGTGTCCTGGTCTCCTTCATCCAGGACGGCCTCATCGGGGGCGTGGGATCCGTGGTGGTGTTCTTTCCCCACATCTTCATCCTCTTCGCCTTCATCGCCGTCCTCGAGGACTCGGGGTACATGGCCAGGGGGGCCTTCGTCATGGACAGGCTCATGCATCTCATGGGGCTCCACGGCAAGAGCTTCATTCCCATGCTCATGGGCTTCGGGTGCAACGTGCCGTCCATGATGGCCACCCGGATACTCGAACGGCCCCGGGACAGGATGATCACTCTGCTCATCCTGCCCTTCATGAGCTGCTCGGCCCGCCTGCCGGTATTCGTTCTCTTCTCCGGCGCTTTCTTCGGCGCTCACGCAGGAACGGCCGTCTTCTCCCTCTACATACTGGGGATCATGGTGGCCATAGGGGCTGCCAAGATCCTGGGGAGTACCCTCTTCAAGGGAGAATCGTCCCAGCTCGTCATGGAGCTCCCCCCTTACCACATCCCCTCGACGGGGATGGTGCTCCGGCACGCCTGGGAGCGGGGATTCCTCTTCCTTCAGAAGGCGGGCACCTTCATTCTCCTCTCTGTGGTGGCCGTGTGGGCCCTGGCGAGCCTTCCCTGGGGCGTGGAATACGGATCCGAAGAAAGCCTCGTGGGGAGCATAGGGAAAGTGCTGGCCCCGCTGTTCGAACCCGCCGGATTCGGCTTCTGGCAGGCGGCGGTGGCCCTCTTCTTCGGCTTCCTGGCCAAGGAAGTGGTGGTGGGAACCTTCGGCGCACTGCTCGGCGCCGGGGAGGCCGGGCTCACGGCGGCCCTTCCCACCCTCTTCACCCCCCTCTCCGCCTATGCCTTCCTCGTGATGACCCTGCTCTACGTCCCCTGCGTGGCGGCGGTGGCGGCCTTCAGGCGAGAGACGGGAAGCTGGAAGTGGACCTTCTTCATGATCGCCTACACCACCCTCGTGGGTTACGGCGGCGCGGTTCTCGTCTACCAGGGAGGCCGTCTTCTCGGCCTCGGGTAA
- a CDS encoding DUF2156 domain-containing protein — protein sequence MDLLFEPLSLEKADRYRELYEACPRRSSYYSFGSLWAWRNIFGFSWAFREGMCWIRTGSGTLWAPVGPWESADWRKILPEIFPGRAEFAYAPDGLTRIWTDLFRDRITAREVRSQWEYLHSVQDLIALRGNRFSRKRSHIRQFVKNYAFRYRSLGSGDGDSVLEAQKLWLAERPESPALLRENEAVQEMVREWRNIPGLLGGLLDVDGVPAAYTIAEAIPGDTVMIHFEKALPSYNGAYQAINRMFLQNTASSFATVNREEDLGDEGMRVAKMSYHPVGFLKKYTLSWFPD from the coding sequence ATGGACCTTCTCTTCGAACCCCTCTCCCTGGAAAAAGCGGACCGCTACAGAGAGCTCTATGAAGCCTGCCCCAGGCGGTCATCCTACTATTCCTTCGGCAGCCTCTGGGCCTGGAGGAACATCTTCGGCTTCTCCTGGGCCTTCCGGGAGGGAATGTGCTGGATACGGACCGGTTCGGGCACCCTGTGGGCGCCCGTGGGCCCCTGGGAATCGGCGGACTGGAGGAAGATTCTCCCGGAAATCTTTCCCGGGAGGGCAGAATTTGCCTATGCCCCCGACGGCCTGACGAGAATCTGGACCGACCTCTTCCGGGACAGGATCACAGCCAGGGAAGTTCGTTCCCAGTGGGAATACCTTCATTCCGTCCAGGACCTCATCGCCCTGAGGGGCAACCGCTTTTCCAGGAAGCGGAGCCACATCCGCCAGTTCGTGAAAAACTATGCCTTCCGGTACCGTTCCCTGGGCTCCGGCGACGGTGACTCCGTCCTGGAAGCCCAGAAACTGTGGCTTGCGGAGCGCCCCGAATCCCCCGCCCTTCTCCGGGAAAACGAGGCGGTACAGGAGATGGTCCGGGAATGGCGGAACATCCCCGGTCTTCTCGGCGGCCTTCTGGATGTGGACGGAGTGCCGGCGGCCTACACCATTGCCGAGGCCATCCCCGGCGACACGGTGATGATCCATTTCGAAAAGGCCCTGCCCTCCTACAACGGGGCCTACCAGGCCATCAACCGCATGTTTCTCCAGAACACCGCCTCCTCCTTCGCCACGGTCAACCGGGAGGAGGACCTGGGCGACGAGGGGATGCGGGTGGCCAAGATGTCCTACCATCCCGTGGGCTTCCTGAAAAAGTACACCCTCTCATGGTTCCCCGACTGA
- a CDS encoding type II secretion system protein translates to MVPRLIRLCLSCRSRGFTLAEVLVVLALFGLIAALAFAPSVILVRGLGEARTETAKEQVSDYLLGRIAAEMRLSPRYFPGGPAVAAVRKDLLGGLADDRLAFWSDYGGEPGVRAWKVFRPGAGRDGAPGIYRWILPLASPGAVEWENLDPAGGRLFIPGADFLRISVLSAETGEWGDDYEGPRPRGVRFEARTGKEAVFREDWLPPE, encoded by the coding sequence ATGGTTCCCCGACTGATCCGGCTCTGTCTTTCGTGCCGTTCCCGTGGATTCACCCTGGCCGAAGTCCTGGTGGTTCTCGCCCTGTTCGGCCTCATCGCCGCCCTCGCCTTCGCACCGTCGGTGATTCTCGTCAGGGGGCTCGGAGAAGCGAGGACGGAGACGGCGAAGGAACAGGTTTCGGACTATCTCCTGGGGCGGATCGCCGCGGAGATGCGCCTCTCGCCCCGATATTTCCCGGGCGGACCGGCGGTGGCGGCCGTCCGCAAGGATCTCCTTGGAGGCCTGGCTGACGACAGGCTTGCCTTCTGGAGCGACTACGGCGGCGAGCCTGGAGTCAGGGCATGGAAGGTGTTCCGCCCCGGGGCGGGCAGGGACGGTGCCCCGGGGATATACCGCTGGATCCTTCCCCTGGCTTCTCCGGGAGCAGTGGAATGGGAAAACCTCGACCCCGCAGGAGGCAGGCTTTTTATCCCCGGTGCCGATTTCCTGAGGATTTCCGTTCTCTCCGCCGAAACGGGCGAATGGGGCGACGACTATGAAGGCCCGAGGCCAAGGGGCGTCAGGTTCGAGGCCCGGACAGGGAAGGAGGCGGTCTTCCGTGAGGACTGGCTTCCTCCCGAGTAA
- a CDS encoding general secretion pathway protein GspK gives MRTGFLPSKKRRGLVLLSVLLVSLFLLAASTGFAVFARRSVRAFDGQRRTFTARMVCEAALPAAKALIGLHPGKAHAPGDDVFAPRTLAFPEAGVTVEMTIIPLNDRFPLNGIFLPDGRTVRSELAGPWRRLWRQAGAENLEAVVLDFLDGDGEPRLGGGERDGYLNRPLLSLEELLFVPGMTADILYGTEGRPGIGPLVTLRSDGKINANTAPAEVLALLDGLDGNIAAELVRARETRVFSSMEDLSSVPSFPASARAQLMNAVSFTSSHFRVSFLVEFADGQKTPLEVILEQKGAVTDTVRWEEP, from the coding sequence GTGAGGACTGGCTTCCTCCCGAGTAAAAAACGAAGAGGCCTTGTCCTTCTCTCGGTCCTCCTGGTGTCCCTCTTCCTGCTGGCTGCCTCCACCGGATTCGCCGTCTTCGCCAGGAGGTCCGTGAGAGCCTTCGACGGACAGCGGCGGACCTTCACGGCCAGGATGGTCTGCGAAGCCGCCCTCCCCGCCGCGAAGGCCCTGATCGGGCTCCACCCCGGAAAGGCCCACGCTCCGGGGGACGATGTCTTCGCTCCCCGGACCCTCGCCTTTCCCGAAGCGGGTGTGACCGTGGAGATGACCATCATTCCCCTGAACGACCGTTTCCCGCTGAACGGGATCTTCCTTCCCGACGGGCGGACGGTGAGGTCCGAGCTCGCGGGACCGTGGAGGCGGCTGTGGCGGCAGGCCGGGGCCGAGAATCTCGAAGCCGTGGTGCTGGACTTTCTCGACGGGGACGGGGAACCCCGCCTCGGCGGAGGCGAGCGGGACGGGTACCTGAACAGGCCCCTTCTCTCCCTGGAGGAGCTGCTTTTTGTTCCGGGAATGACGGCGGATATCCTCTACGGAACCGAAGGCCGCCCCGGGATCGGACCCCTTGTCACCCTCCGGTCCGACGGAAAGATCAACGCCAACACGGCTCCTGCGGAGGTGCTGGCTCTCCTGGACGGCCTGGACGGGAACATCGCCGCCGAACTGGTCCGGGCGAGAGAAACCAGGGTTTTCTCTTCCATGGAGGACCTGTCTTCCGTGCCGTCCTTTCCGGCGTCGGCCAGGGCCCAGCTCATGAACGCGGTCTCCTTTACGAGCAGCCATTTCCGGGTGTCCTTTCTCGTTGAGTTTGCCGATGGTCAAAAGACCCCCCTGGAGGTTATACTGGAACAAAAAGGTGCGGTGACCGACACGGTCCGATGGGAGGAACCGTAG
- the gspL gene encoding type II secretion system protein GspL: MSSFFLKTGDGFRLLENGGSPSGERSTGNSLPSRGALVLYPFRTLSVHPFSFPFRPLKDVRSALSLRFLPLLSGEEAVDIIPWISGAGGGGAEGAAWCVAASEVPGDGVPLQGNICWPLPLALASMVDGEGIAVFRGMGITASAVFSGGVPVFCRCGSEEEGVRGSEEGGGMDGDVRLCREFALASGREGLAASVWTGTSPGELLEAARQTAARFPAFLSVNISRPALEAALARERTARVLRNFSAAAAFLGAVFCAVQFSLSLQVRSSLERISAEAAALYREIAGPSERIVDPLSQARGKLAELRGSGGDDSSLSLFLGHLGRAWTGGDGGRKSGFPVLDQMRYTGESAELTGTAQTMEAIQALRTAADSGGFRASLGDIQQIPGGGLRFSLSLRREKP; this comes from the coding sequence ATTTCCTCGTTTTTCCTCAAGACCGGGGACGGATTTCGCCTCCTCGAAAACGGCGGCAGTCCCTCCGGAGAAAGGAGCACCGGGAACAGTCTTCCTTCCCGGGGCGCCCTTGTTCTGTACCCCTTCCGGACCCTCTCGGTGCACCCCTTTTCCTTTCCCTTCCGCCCGCTCAAGGACGTGCGCAGCGCCCTCTCCCTCAGATTTCTCCCCCTGCTTTCCGGGGAGGAGGCCGTGGACATCATCCCGTGGATCTCCGGCGCCGGAGGAGGGGGAGCCGAGGGAGCCGCGTGGTGTGTTGCGGCCTCCGAGGTACCCGGAGACGGGGTTCCCCTGCAGGGAAACATCTGCTGGCCCCTTCCCCTGGCCCTGGCTTCCATGGTGGACGGCGAAGGGATCGCCGTGTTCCGCGGGATGGGGATTACCGCCTCGGCCGTATTTTCCGGAGGGGTTCCCGTCTTCTGCAGGTGCGGCAGTGAGGAAGAGGGAGTCCGGGGCTCTGAAGAGGGCGGCGGTATGGACGGAGATGTCCGCCTCTGCAGGGAATTCGCCCTTGCTTCCGGCCGAGAGGGACTCGCAGCTTCGGTCTGGACGGGGACGTCCCCGGGCGAGCTCCTGGAGGCAGCCCGGCAGACTGCGGCCCGTTTTCCGGCCTTTCTTTCCGTGAACATTTCCCGGCCCGCCCTGGAAGCCGCTCTCGCCAGGGAGAGGACGGCCCGGGTCCTCAGAAACTTTTCCGCCGCCGCCGCGTTTCTCGGGGCGGTCTTCTGCGCCGTTCAGTTCTCCCTCTCCCTGCAGGTCCGTTCTTCCCTGGAGAGGATTTCCGCCGAGGCGGCGGCCCTCTACCGGGAGATCGCCGGTCCGTCGGAGCGGATCGTGGACCCTCTCTCCCAGGCCCGGGGCAAACTGGCGGAACTTCGGGGAAGCGGAGGGGACGACAGCTCCCTCTCCCTCTTTCTCGGCCACCTCGGAAGGGCGTGGACCGGCGGAGACGGGGGAAGAAAATCCGGCTTCCCGGTCCTCGACCAGATGCGGTACACCGGCGAGAGTGCCGAGCTGACAGGGACGGCCCAGACCATGGAGGCCATCCAGGCCCTCCGGACGGCGGCTGATTCCGGGGGGTTCAGGGCTTCCCTGGGGGACATCCAGCAGATCCCCGGCGGAGGACTGAGATTTTCCCTGTCCCTGAGGAGGGAAAAGCCGTGA
- the gspM gene encoding type II secretion system protein GspM, producing MKRFLYASMPSLLGKDDSGPGAERRALLLLLLALLAWGAAFSLWSDGRDLRARRELQKKRFDDLAAVTGEYRALRQAAGTGRIPLPADVEEDLLTAVSNAVASLGLRSNMLSLSSTTGRGGAGAVSVTLEALSSESLARFLQETERRGIHSFSADLRTVRSTSAEGAPGRTISAVLLLGRQGP from the coding sequence GTGAAACGCTTCCTGTACGCCTCCATGCCCTCCCTCCTGGGAAAGGACGACAGCGGCCCCGGGGCGGAACGCCGGGCCCTTCTCCTGCTGCTCCTGGCCCTTCTCGCCTGGGGAGCTGCCTTCTCCCTCTGGAGCGACGGCAGGGACCTCCGGGCAAGGAGAGAGCTCCAGAAAAAACGGTTTGACGATCTCGCCGCGGTGACCGGGGAATACCGGGCACTCCGGCAGGCAGCCGGGACAGGACGGATTCCCCTTCCCGCCGACGTTGAGGAGGATCTCCTCACCGCCGTTTCCAACGCCGTGGCCTCCCTCGGTCTCCGGTCGAACATGCTGAGCCTGAGCAGCACCACGGGACGGGGGGGCGCCGGCGCCGTCTCCGTGACGCTGGAGGCCCTGTCCTCAGAGAGCCTGGCCCGCTTCCTCCAGGAGACGGAGCGGAGAGGCATCCATTCCTTCTCCGCCGACCTCCGGACGGTACGGAGCACTTCGGCCGAAGGGGCCCCGGGACGGACCATATCAGCGGTGCTCCTTCTCGGGAGGCAGGGGCCATGA